DNA sequence from the Janibacter sp. CX7 genome:
CGTGACCGGGGCCGGTCGGGACGACCGCTCGTCCGCCGTCGAGCTTGAGCGGCTCGGTGATGAAGGGCTCGAGGAAGGGGAAGTACTCGAGGTAGGAGCTGCTCGTCGTCGCTGCCGCGACGTGGACGTGCAGCTCGGTCATCAGGTGCGGCGCGAACCCCAGGCCGTGCAGCTCGGCGAGCCGGGCGACCCGCATGATCTCCGTGATGCCGCCCACCATGCAGGCATTGGGTTGGAGGATCTGGAGCGCCGAATGCGTGTAGGGGACGAACTCCGCTGCCGCGCAGTGGTGCTCACCGCCGGTGATCGCCATGGGGAGCCGCTCGCCGAGGATCTCGTGGGCGCGGATGTCGTGCCTCGCGACGGGCTCCTCGAACCAGTAGATGTCGGACTCGGCCAGCCGGCGCCCGAGGTGCAGGGCGCCGGGGAGGTCGAGCCGCTCGTTGGCATCGCACATGATGAGCAGGTCGTCGCCGACCTCGGCCCGCACCGCCGCCACGCGACGATGGTCCTCCGTGGGCTCGAGACCCACGCGGATCTTCACCCCGGCCAGGCCTTCCTCGGCGTAGCCGGCGCTCAGCCTGACGAGGTCGTCGGTCGACAGCCGGTTGCCGGCCTTGCCCGACCCGTAGACGGGGACGCTGTCGACGAGCTGCCCGAGCGCCTTGGCCAGCGGGAGCCCGTCGATGCGCGAGCGCAGGTCCCACAGCGCGATGTCGATCGCGGCGATCGCGAACCGGTTGTGCCCCTCGCCCATGCGGTGGGTGAGCGCGGTGTTGTCGGTGAAGATCCGCTCGACGTCCCGGACCGACTGCCCGATGAGTCGCGGGCCCAGCAGGTCGTCCACCAGGCGCTTGACCGAGGCGCCCGCCGTGACGTCGGTGATGAAGCAGTACCCGAGGCCGGTCTCGCCGGCCGCGGCGACCTCGACGACCATGAGCTCGTGCATCGCCCCGTCGTAGTCGGCGCTGCTGGGGGTGAAGGGGATCCGGAGAACGTAGGTCTCGAAGGATTCGATGGTGTGCATGGGGTCCTTTCGGATGCGGACTCAGGCGGAGAGCCTGATCCTGAGCAGACGGGTGGCGGCGATGACGACGCCGAGGTTGATGGCGAGGATGACGACCGAGAGCGCGCCCATCACCTGGAACTGGGACTCGGCGGCGAGGTTGTAGAGGATGACCGGCGCGACGCCGTTGTTGCCGGTGTAGAGGAAGATCGAGATGTCCAGCTCGCGGAAGAGGATGACGAAGTTGAGGATGCCGACGGCGAGCAGCGGGCCGCGGATGAGCGGGATCGACACCCGCCGCACCGTCTGCAACCATCCCGCCCCGAGGTTGCGCGCCGCCTCCTCCGTCTCGCTGTTGATCTGCTCCACGCCCGCGTCGATGTAGGAGAAGGACTGCGGGATCACCCGGATCATGTAGGCGACGACCATGATCGTCAGCGTGCCGCCGAGCCACATGGGGCCACCGCTGTAGGCGATGAGCATGGCGATGCCGAGGATCGCTCCCGGGAAGGCGAGCGGAGCGAGCATGAGGGGCTGGACGACCTTGGCCCCGCGCCACCCCGCCCTCGTCCGCAGCCAGACCGCGAGATAGCCCAGGGCCATGGCACCCAGGCTCGCGACGAGCGCGATCCAGATGCTGTTGACGAAGGAGCGCAGTACCGTCTCCTGCTCGAGCAGGGCCGCGTAGTTGTCCCAGAGCACGAGGTTGTCCCACGAGAGCGGCTCACCCACGGCACGTCGGAAGGAGGTGAGGACGAGGACGCCGAAGGGCAGGACGATGCTGGCGACGAAGACCCCGAGGCAGGCGCACCACATGGGCCACCGCATCCGGCCGAGGTCGACTCGCTGCGCGGTGCCGGGCTTGCCCGTGACCGTCGTGTAGCGCCGGCGGTTCTTGATCCGGTGCTGCACCCACAGGAGCAGCGCCAGGACGAGCACGACGGGCAGGCCGAGGACGGCGGAGTACTCGATGCGAGGCGGCGAGGACATGAGGCCGAACATCGCCGTGGGGATCGAGTCGATGCCGACCGGGCTGCCGAGCAGCGCGACGGGCCCGAAGATCGTGAAGGCGCTGACGAAGACGAGCAGCGTCCCGGAGAAGAGCGCCGGAGTGGTGAGCGGGAGCGTCACCTTGCGCAGCACCGTCAGGCGGGACGCGCCGACCGACTGCGCGGCCTCCTCGAGACGGGAGTCCATGGTGTCGAGCGCCTCGACGAGCGGCAGGAAGATCAGCGGGTAGAGGAAGAGCACGAGGCACAGGAGGATCCCCGGCATGCTGAAGACGTTGAAGCGCGGCAGGCCGAGCGGGTCCAGAACGTAGGTGTTGATCAGCCCGCTCTCCGGGCCGAGGAGCAGGATCCACCCCATCGCCGCGACGAAGCCGGGGGCGGCGAAGGTGAGGACCGCGGTCGACCGGAAGAACCCGCGCATCGGCAGGTTGGTCCGGCTCACCAGGTAGGCGTACGGCACCGCGATGGCGAGGCAGCCGACGGAGGAGCCGAGGCCCAGCAGGAGCGAGTTGAGCATCGCCTCCCAGATCTGCGGCCGCGAGAGCACCTCGGCGTAGTTGGCCAGCCCCAGCCCCTCGTCCCGGTGCTGGAGGCTTCGCGCCAGGACCGCGACGAGGGGGACGACGACGAAGAAGGCGATGGCAGCGATCCAGAGGGCCGGCGCGACGCCGATGACGGCGCGGCCCTTCCGCCGTGCGCGCACGAGGACCCCCGGCTGCCGTTGGGTGTGGGCGGTCATCGACCGAAGGCCTCGTCGAAGCCGGTGGTGACCTCTTCCTTGGACTCCTCGAGGCTCTCCGGGG
Encoded proteins:
- a CDS encoding iron ABC transporter permease translates to MTAHTQRQPGVLVRARRKGRAVIGVAPALWIAAIAFFVVVPLVAVLARSLQHRDEGLGLANYAEVLSRPQIWEAMLNSLLLGLGSSVGCLAIAVPYAYLVSRTNLPMRGFFRSTAVLTFAAPGFVAAMGWILLLGPESGLINTYVLDPLGLPRFNVFSMPGILLCLVLFLYPLIFLPLVEALDTMDSRLEEAAQSVGASRLTVLRKVTLPLTTPALFSGTLLVFVSAFTIFGPVALLGSPVGIDSIPTAMFGLMSSPPRIEYSAVLGLPVVLVLALLLWVQHRIKNRRRYTTVTGKPGTAQRVDLGRMRWPMWCACLGVFVASIVLPFGVLVLTSFRRAVGEPLSWDNLVLWDNYAALLEQETVLRSFVNSIWIALVASLGAMALGYLAVWLRTRAGWRGAKVVQPLMLAPLAFPGAILGIAMLIAYSGGPMWLGGTLTIMVVAYMIRVIPQSFSYIDAGVEQINSETEEAARNLGAGWLQTVRRVSIPLIRGPLLAVGILNFVILFRELDISIFLYTGNNGVAPVILYNLAAESQFQVMGALSVVILAINLGVVIAATRLLRIRLSA
- a CDS encoding mandelate racemase/muconate lactonizing enzyme family protein codes for the protein MHTIESFETYVLRIPFTPSSADYDGAMHELMVVEVAAAGETGLGYCFITDVTAGASVKRLVDDLLGPRLIGQSVRDVERIFTDNTALTHRMGEGHNRFAIAAIDIALWDLRSRIDGLPLAKALGQLVDSVPVYGSGKAGNRLSTDDLVRLSAGYAEEGLAGVKIRVGLEPTEDHRRVAAVRAEVGDDLLIMCDANERLDLPGALHLGRRLAESDIYWFEEPVARHDIRAHEILGERLPMAITGGEHHCAAAEFVPYTHSALQILQPNACMVGGITEIMRVARLAELHGLGFAPHLMTELHVHVAAATTSSSYLEYFPFLEPFITEPLKLDGGRAVVPTGPGHGIRFTPDAIERWRTH